A portion of the Acanthopagrus latus isolate v.2019 chromosome 21, fAcaLat1.1, whole genome shotgun sequence genome contains these proteins:
- the dusp28 gene encoding dual specificity phosphatase 28 isoform X1, protein MIRRKQLNRFPSNLDGGRVSAQNRSTVTVPSAGLSTEACESQFSSMLQLCKVTRSLFISNARSACSDELIQQEAVTLCINVSKQQPFPSAGVKKLQIPVYDDPAEDLYSHFDRCADAIQKEENRGGRSVVYCKNGRSRSATVCIAYLMKHRKLTLTDALQKVKTARHVIDPNPGFMSQLQKYEQELKKRRRETD, encoded by the exons AT gatCAGACGGAAAcagctgaacagatttccatcaaacttggatggaggacgggtctcagCTCAGAATAGATCAACT GTGACAGTTCCCTCCGCGGGCCTGAGTACGGAAGCCTGTGAGAGTCAGTTCTCCAGCATGCTGCAGCTGTGTAAAGTCACCAGGTCTCTTTTCATCAGCAACGCTCGGTCAGCCTGCAGCGACGAGCTCATCCAGCAGGAGGCGGTGACGCTCTGCATCAACGTGTCCAAGCAGCAGCCGTTTCCCTCCGCCGGCGTCAAGAAGCTGCAGATCCCCGTCTACGACGACCCCGCCGAGGACCTCTACAGCCACTTCGACCGCTGCGCCGACGCCATCCAGAAGGAGGAGAACCGCGGAGGGCGCAGCGTCGTTTACTGCAAGAACGGACGCAGCCGCTCCGCCACCGTCTGCATCGCCTACCTGATGAAACACCGCAAACTGACGCTGACAGACGCTCTGCAG AAAGTGAAGACGGCTCGTCATGTGATCGATCCGAACCCCGGCTTCATGTCTCAGCTGCAGAAGTACGaacaggagctgaagaagagacgaagagagacagactga
- the dusp28 gene encoding dual specificity phosphatase 28 isoform X2, giving the protein MLQLCKVTRSLFISNARSACSDELIQQEAVTLCINVSKQQPFPSAGVKKLQIPVYDDPAEDLYSHFDRCADAIQKEENRGGRSVVYCKNGRSRSATVCIAYLMKHRKLTLTDALQKVKTARHVIDPNPGFMSQLQKYEQELKKRRRETD; this is encoded by the exons ATGCTGCAGCTGTGTAAAGTCACCAGGTCTCTTTTCATCAGCAACGCTCGGTCAGCCTGCAGCGACGAGCTCATCCAGCAGGAGGCGGTGACGCTCTGCATCAACGTGTCCAAGCAGCAGCCGTTTCCCTCCGCCGGCGTCAAGAAGCTGCAGATCCCCGTCTACGACGACCCCGCCGAGGACCTCTACAGCCACTTCGACCGCTGCGCCGACGCCATCCAGAAGGAGGAGAACCGCGGAGGGCGCAGCGTCGTTTACTGCAAGAACGGACGCAGCCGCTCCGCCACCGTCTGCATCGCCTACCTGATGAAACACCGCAAACTGACGCTGACAGACGCTCTGCAG AAAGTGAAGACGGCTCGTCATGTGATCGATCCGAACCCCGGCTTCATGTCTCAGCTGCAGAAGTACGaacaggagctgaagaagagacgaagagagacagactga
- the vcpip1 gene encoding deubiquitinating protein VCIP135, with product MSLLQSSKKKDKRILSGTCPDPKCQARLFFPAYGSISIECTECGQRHEQKNLLNVEEVTDPDVVLHNLLRNALLGVTGAPKKGTELVKVMGLSNYHCKLLSPVLTRYGMDKQTGKAKLLRDMNQGEMFDCSLLGDRAFLIEPDHVSTMGYGKDRSGSLIYLHDTLEEVKKANGNRECLIPVHVDGDGHCLVHAVSRALVGRELFWHALRENLKQNFKQNLDRYKALFQDFIDAAEWEDIINECDPLFIPPEGVPLGLRNIHIFGLANVLHRPIILLDSLSGMRSSGDYSATFLPGLVAEEQCRGKDGKLNKPICIAWSSSGRNHYIPLVGIKNTVLPKLPARLLPKAWGVPQELIRKYIKLETDGSCVIGGDRSLQDKYLMRLVNAMEEVFMEKHNIHPSLVADVHQYVYRRTGVIGIQPEEVTEAAKKSVMENRLHRCLICSALSELHVPPEWLVPGGKLYNLAKSTHGQLRPDKNYSFPLNNVVCSYDPQRDVLVPDYKLSSLNTCNWCHGTSVRHIHGNGSVVYLDGDRTNTRSQGGKCGCGFKHFWEGKEYDNLPEAFPITLEWGGRVVRETVYWFQYETDQTLNSNVYDVAMKLVTKHFPGEFGSEILVQKVVNTILHHTAKKNPDEYNPVSIDGAHAQRLTDTTDTQPVVDPQPPTKIILTGQKAKTLHKEELTMSRAERSIQQSISEQAFVTQKRRTDKLKQEQKGQGRTSSPTGSPETSSSSAPATPTKSSSPSSSNKEKKIRVTTSDGRQAMLTLQAHTTFSELQRSITNQFAVPPAQQCIRYGFPPKELVPPKDGEENEPVALQHGDRVTVEILRGPEEKSPAASIPRASSSHSALHSVKSEDAVTSGRMSSRELQDSIDLEMSSLCLLATLMGEDVWSYAKKLPHLFQQGGVFYNIVKKDMGLMDGKHCTLPHLTGKTFVYNAAEERLELCVDTAGHFPVGPDVEELVKEALVQLRSEAATRGSREGSPSHGVLRLGSGGVVRKKEQLQSVTAFQGKGHSLGSAGGSSPPEHRPITRQHSSGVDLSASVSRGPPDLSDIPEDATRELVRMAPGFVTMKDGRGLDPSLMEQQRRKLQEMVSSIQASMERHLREQQSTAAAGGGASQERTGSTKTGAGQPASTLDHEPPAATGATAAGKPDGKAEEQEEMESQDAEQSSATEPMDHS from the exons ATGTCgctgctgcagagctcaaagaaaaaagacaagcgTATTTTGTCTGGTACCTGCCCGGACCCGAAATGTCAGGCGAGGCTATTCTTCCCTGCTTACGGCTCCATTAGCATCGAGTGCACGGAGTGTGGTCAACGCCACGAACAGAAGAACCTGTTAAATGTCGAAGAAGTGACTGATCCAGATGTTGTGCTTCACAATCTGCTCAGAAACGCCCTGCTCGGCGTCACCGGGGCCCCGAAGAAAGGGACGGAGCTGGTGAAAGTAATGGGGCTTTCTAATTACCACTGCAAGCTCCTGTCCCCGGTCCTCACCAGGTACGGCATGGACAAGCAAACCGGCAAAGCCAAGCTGCTGAGGGACATGAACCAAGGTGAGATGTTTGACTGCTCACTCCTGGGGGACAGAGCTTTTCTGATCGAGCCGGACCATGTTTCCACCATGGGCTATGGCAAGGACAGGTCAGGAAGCCTCATCTACCTCCATGACACCCTGGAGGAGGTCAAGAAAGCCAACGGCAACAGGGAATGTCTCATCCCTGTCCATGTAGACGGAGACGGGCACTGCCTGGTCCACGCTGTGTCCAGAGCGCTGGTGGGCAGAGAACTGTTCTGGCACGCCCTGAGAGAAAACCTCAAACAGAACTTCAAGCAGAACTTGGACCGCTATAAGGCCCTCTTTCAGGATTTTATTGATGCTGCAGAGTGGGAGGACATCATCAATGAGTGTGACCCCCTGTTCATCCCGCCTGAAGGTGTGCCGCTCGGACTACGCAACATCCACATTTTTGGCTTAGCCAACGTCCTGCACCGGCCCATAATCCTGCTGGACTCCCTGAGTGGCATGAGGAGCTCTGGGGATTATTCTGCCACCTTCCTGCCCGGGCTGGTGGCCGAGGAGCAGTGCAGGGGCAAAGACGGAAAGCTCAACAAGCCCATCTGCATCGCCTGGAGCAGCTCTGGCAGGAACCACTACATCCCGCTGGTGGGAATCAAGAACACTGTGCTGCCCAAGTTGCCGGCCCGCCTGCTGCCGAAGGCCTGGGGCGTCCCTCAGGAGCTCATCAGGAAGTACATCAAGCTGGAAACGGACGGGAGCTGCGTCATCGGCGGCGACCGCAGCTTGCAGGATAAATATCTGATGCGGCTGGTCAACGCCATGGAGGAGGTGTTCATGGAGAAGCACAACATCCACCCGTCGTTGGTGGCTGATGTGCACCAGTATGTCTATAGACGGACCGGTGTGATCGGCATCCAGCCTGAGGAGGTGACGGAGGCAGCTAAGAAGTCAGTGATGGAGAACCGGCTGCACCGCTGCCTGATCTGCAGCGCCCTTTCTGAGCTCCACGTCCCACCAGAGTGGCTGGTTCCTGGTGGAAAGCTCTACAACTTGGCCAAATCCACCCACGGCCAGCTGCGGCCGGACAAGAACTACAGCTTCCCCCTCAACAATGTTGTCTGCTCTTATGACCCCCAGAGAGACGTCCTGGTCCCAGATTACAAACTCAGCTCCCTCAACACCTGCAACTGGTGTCACGGCACCTCTGTCCGCCACATCCACGGGAACGGGTCGGTGGTTTACCTGGACGGGGACAGAACCAACACGCGCTCCCAGGGTGGGAAGTGTGGTTGTGGCTTCAAGCATTTCTGGGAGGGAAAGGAGTATGACAACCTCCCCGAGGCCTTCCCCATCACGCTGGAGTGGGGGGGTCGGGTGGTTAGAGAGACAGTGTACTGGTTCCAGTATGAGACTGACCAGACTTTGAACAGCAATGTGTATGATGTGGCCATGAAGCTGGTCACAAAGCACTTTCCAGGGGAGTTCGGCAGTGAGATCTTGGTGCAGAAAGTAGTTAACACCATCCTTCATCACACCGCCAAGAAGAATCCCGATGAGTACAACCCAGTGTCCATCGACGGCGCTCACGCCCAGCGTCTCACCGACACCACAGACACTCAGCCGGTGGTGGATCCCCAGCCGCCCACTAAGATCATCCTGACTGGTCAGAAAGCAAAGACGCTCCACAAAGAGGAGCTGACGATGAGCCGAGCGGAGCGCAGCATCCAGCAGAGCATCAGCGAGCAGGCCTTCGTCACTCAGAAGCGACGGACTGACAAGCTGAAGCAGGAGCAGAAGGGCCAAGGCCGGACTTCTTCCCCCACTGGATCACCAGaaacctcctcttcttcagctccCGCCACGCCAACCAaatcctcctccccctcctcgtcCAATAAGGAGAAGAAGATCCGTGTGACCACCAGTGACGGCAGGCAGGCCATGCTGACCCTGCAGGCACACACCACcttctcagagctgcagaggagcatCACCAACCAGTTTGCTGTGCCGCCGGCGCAGCAGTGCATCCGCTACGGCTTCCCGCCCAAAGAGCTGGTTCCACCTAAGGACGGCGAGGAGAACGAGCCAGTGGCGCTGCAGCATGGCGATAGGGTGACGGTGGAGATACTGAGGGGCCCCGAGGAGAAGAGCCCCGCCGCCTCCATACCCCGAGCCTCCAGCTCGCACTCCGCCCTGCACTCAGTGAAGAGCGAGGACGCCGTGACGTCAGGCAGGATGAGCAGCCGGGAACTCCAGGACAGCATCGACCTTGAGAtgtcctccctctgtctcctaGCAACCTTGATGG GTGAGGACGTTTGGTCGTACGCAAAGAAGCTGCCGCACTTATTCCAGCAGGGTGGCGTCTTCTACAACATCGTCAAGAAAGACATGG GCCTGATGGACGGGAAACACTGCACGCTGCCTCATCTGACGGGGAAAACGTTTGTTTATAACGCAGCGGAGGAGCGTCTGGAGCTCTGTGTGGACACTGCAGGTCACTTCCCTGTCGGGCCTGATGTGGAGGAGCTGGTGAAGGAGGCTCTGGTCCAGCTGCGCTCGGAGGCGGCCACCAGGGGCAGCAGAGAGGGCAGTCCATCCCACGGCGTTCTGCGGCTGGGGAGCGGCGGCGTCGTCCGGAAgaaagagcagctgcagagcgtCACTGCCTTCCAGGGTAAAGGCCACTCTCTGGGCAGCGCCGGGGGTTCCTCCCCTCCAGAACACCGGCCTATCACACGGCAGCACAGCAGCGGTGTGGACCTGAGCGCCAGCGTGTCCCGAGGCCCCCCGGACCTGTCGGACATCCCAGAGGACGCCACCAGGGAGCTGGTCCGTATGGCCCCGGGCTTCGTCACCATGAAGGACGGTCGTGGTCTGGACCCCAGCCTGATGGAGCAGCAGCggaggaagctgcaggagaTGGTGTCCTCCATCCAGGCATCCATGGAGCGCCACCTCCGAGAGCAGcagagcactgctgctgctgggggcgGGGCCAGCCAGGAGCGGACAGGAAGTACTAAGACGGGCGCGGGCCAGCCAGCGTCCACGCTCGACCATGAACCTCCAGCTGCAACAGGCGCAACGGCGGCTGGCAAACCGGACGGGAAGgcggaggaacaggaggagatggagagtcAGGACGCCGAGCAGAGCAGCGCCACCGAGCCTATGGATCACTCCTGA
- the LOC119010684 gene encoding uncharacterized protein LOC119010684 isoform X3 codes for MFPPLVRFSWKRQKEDQEQWLPAEGEQLELRETGRTAAILLVDGNATSTYKYRCSVQHEGGTVEAPTEQEVPAAPAASCPPEREPADLPALQQADSAGQTTNSSNTTTSSESQPEAVSFQSQCRVKLLCVLYTVLIVKSLVYCCGLSLLRIL; via the exons atgtttcctcctctggtccgcttctcctggaaaagacaaaaggaggatCAGGAGCAGTGGCTCcctgctgagggagagcagctggagctcagagAGACGGGACGCACCGCCGCCATCTTGCTGGTTGACGGGAACGCCACCTCCACGTATAAATACCGCTGCTCCGTCCAGCACGAGGGGGGCACAGTGGAGGCCCCAACAGAACAAG aggttccagcagctccagcagcctcctgtcctccagagagagagccagCAGACCTGCCAGCTCTGCAGCAAGCTGACT ctgcaggtcagacaacaaacagcagcaacaccacAACATCCAGCGAATCGCAGCCTGAAGCAG tgtccttcCAGTCTCAGTGCagggtgaagctgctctgtgtgctctacACAGTGCTGATAGTGAAGAGTCTGGTGTACTGCTGTggactctctctgctgaggatcctctga
- the LOC119010684 gene encoding uncharacterized protein LOC119010684 isoform X1: MSSLVIRVHVVSRITLNAVQCWKLLLTVSMCVCAACCCCQTSDEQVVKPVVSVYPAASRAHLEGRSSLLCVASAMFPPLVRFSWKRQKEDQEQWLPAEGEQLELRETGRTAAILLVDGNATSTYKYRCSVQHEGGTVEAPTEQEVPAAPAASCPPEREPADLPALQQADSAGQTTNSSNTTTSSESQPEAVSFQSQCRVKLLCVLYTVLIVKSLVYCCGLSLLRIL; this comes from the exons ATGAGTAGTTTAGTGATCAGAGTCCATGTAGTTTCCAGGATCACACtgaatgcagtgcagtgctggaagctgctgttgactgtgtcaatgtgtgtctgtgctgcttgttgctgctgtcaaacttcagaTGAGCAGGTAGTGAAGCCCGTGGTGAGCGTGTAcccagcagcatccagagcccacctggaggggaggagctccctgctgtgtgtggcctcagccatgtttcctcctctggtccgcttctcctggaaaagacaaaaggaggatCAGGAGCAGTGGCTCcctgctgagggagagcagctggagctcagagAGACGGGACGCACCGCCGCCATCTTGCTGGTTGACGGGAACGCCACCTCCACGTATAAATACCGCTGCTCCGTCCAGCACGAGGGGGGCACAGTGGAGGCCCCAACAGAACAAG aggttccagcagctccagcagcctcctgtcctccagagagagagccagCAGACCTGCCAGCTCTGCAGCAAGCTGACT ctgcaggtcagacaacaaacagcagcaacaccacAACATCCAGCGAATCGCAGCCTGAAGCAG tgtccttcCAGTCTCAGTGCagggtgaagctgctctgtgtgctctacACAGTGCTGATAGTGAAGAGTCTGGTGTACTGCTGTggactctctctgctgaggatcctctga
- the LOC119010684 gene encoding uncharacterized protein LOC119010684 isoform X2 gives MSSLVIRVHVVSRITLNAVQCWKLLLTVSMCVCAACCCCQTSDEQVVKPVVSVYPAASRAHLEGRSSLLCVASAMFPPLVRFSWKRQKEDQEQWLPAEGEQLELRETGRTAAILLVDGNATSTYKYRCSVQHEGGTVEAPTEQEVPAAPAASCPPEREPADLPALQQADLSFQSQCRVKLLCVLYTVLIVKSLVYCCGLSLLRIL, from the exons ATGAGTAGTTTAGTGATCAGAGTCCATGTAGTTTCCAGGATCACACtgaatgcagtgcagtgctggaagctgctgttgactgtgtcaatgtgtgtctgtgctgcttgttgctgctgtcaaacttcagaTGAGCAGGTAGTGAAGCCCGTGGTGAGCGTGTAcccagcagcatccagagcccacctggaggggaggagctccctgctgtgtgtggcctcagccatgtttcctcctctggtccgcttctcctggaaaagacaaaaggaggatCAGGAGCAGTGGCTCcctgctgagggagagcagctggagctcagagAGACGGGACGCACCGCCGCCATCTTGCTGGTTGACGGGAACGCCACCTCCACGTATAAATACCGCTGCTCCGTCCAGCACGAGGGGGGCACAGTGGAGGCCCCAACAGAACAAG aggttccagcagctccagcagcctcctgtcctccagagagagagccagCAGACCTGCCAGCTCTGCAGCAAGCTGACT tgtccttcCAGTCTCAGTGCagggtgaagctgctctgtgtgctctacACAGTGCTGATAGTGAAGAGTCTGGTGTACTGCTGTggactctctctgctgaggatcctctga